The Metabacillus schmidteae genome has a segment encoding these proteins:
- a CDS encoding heparinase II/III family protein — translation MFIERNKVMKSLSESKSSTLFFSSKKEQTHWFECIKEKTSYNSILTEIREEAERLLQNPMKELTFQEFTIFRETGSRLEYEKSYFAKRRRLNTFALMTLLEPTESVYLRELQETIWSICNEYTWCLPAHLKNSPEMDGELKDTFLQTIKNPRYSIDLFAAETAFALSEISHILDHVLDPLIQKRVKQEVYRRVLEPFQHQSFEWEKSTHNWAAVCAGSIGAAALYVVNDHHMLSSILDRVLQAMSYYLIGFNEDGACMEGYGYWQYGFGFYVYFSDLLKINTCGEIDLFQIEKVHQIATFQQKCFIYKNQVVNFSDSTEKGSVFLGLSHYLKDVFPKLEVPETELRAAYTDDHCSRWAPAFRNLIWFDENKSGKPWGNATYYLKDSQWFISRHNEYVFASKGGHNDEPHNHNDVGHFILQAKGETFLKDLGSGMYCEGYFNQERYTFLCNGSQGHSVPIINHQFQSEGASCHASAIHFVTSQEDDVLEMDLAGAYEVGNLERLSRKFIWKKKNIPEMILSDTYSFTERPTSIVERFITPVMKVTEESDGVVLEGTEKMKILFDRDKLDLTIQRNEFLNHLGEREEFYQLDFAVKELREVTRLDFRFVFGD, via the coding sequence TTGTTCATTGAACGTAATAAGGTTATGAAGTCATTATCAGAAAGTAAATCCTCAACTCTGTTTTTCTCATCAAAGAAAGAACAAACACATTGGTTTGAATGTATAAAAGAAAAAACATCATACAATTCAATATTAACAGAAATTAGAGAAGAAGCAGAAAGGTTGCTCCAAAACCCAATGAAGGAACTAACCTTTCAAGAATTTACGATCTTCAGAGAAACAGGCTCGAGACTTGAATATGAAAAAAGCTACTTTGCCAAAAGAAGGCGCCTAAATACGTTTGCCCTCATGACTTTATTAGAACCAACCGAATCCGTTTATTTGAGGGAATTACAAGAGACAATTTGGTCTATATGTAATGAGTACACCTGGTGTTTACCTGCACATTTGAAAAACAGTCCTGAGATGGACGGTGAACTTAAGGATACTTTTCTTCAAACTATAAAAAATCCGCGATATAGCATTGATCTTTTTGCTGCTGAGACTGCATTCGCACTTAGTGAAATAAGCCATATATTGGACCATGTTCTAGATCCGCTTATTCAAAAGAGAGTGAAGCAGGAAGTGTACCGAAGAGTCCTAGAACCATTTCAACATCAATCATTCGAATGGGAGAAATCGACCCATAACTGGGCAGCAGTTTGTGCAGGTTCAATTGGAGCTGCTGCTCTGTATGTTGTAAATGATCATCACATGTTGTCTTCTATACTTGATAGAGTTCTTCAAGCTATGTCTTATTACTTAATAGGATTTAATGAAGATGGAGCATGCATGGAGGGATATGGATACTGGCAATATGGCTTTGGTTTTTATGTGTATTTCTCCGACTTACTAAAGATAAATACATGCGGAGAAATCGATTTGTTTCAAATAGAAAAGGTCCATCAAATAGCTACCTTCCAACAGAAATGTTTTATTTATAAAAATCAGGTTGTAAATTTCTCTGATTCGACAGAAAAAGGATCTGTCTTTTTAGGCTTAAGTCATTATTTAAAGGACGTTTTTCCGAAGCTTGAAGTCCCTGAAACAGAGCTTCGTGCAGCATATACTGATGATCATTGCAGCAGGTGGGCACCAGCATTTAGAAATTTAATTTGGTTTGATGAAAATAAATCAGGAAAACCTTGGGGAAATGCGACATACTACCTGAAAGATTCACAGTGGTTCATTTCAAGACATAATGAGTACGTTTTTGCCAGCAAAGGTGGTCATAATGATGAGCCGCATAATCATAATGATGTTGGACATTTTATACTGCAAGCTAAAGGGGAAACATTTTTAAAGGACTTAGGAAGTGGAATGTATTGTGAGGGATATTTTAATCAAGAGCGGTATACATTTTTATGTAATGGTTCACAAGGACATTCTGTACCAATCATAAATCATCAATTTCAGTCAGAGGGTGCATCATGTCATGCTTCTGCTATTCATTTTGTCACAAGTCAAGAAGATGATGTACTTGAAATGGATCTTGCCGGAGCATATGAAGTTGGAAACCTAGAAAGATTATCTAGGAAGTTTATATGGAAAAAGAAGAATATTCCTGAAATGATTTTGTCTGATACATATTCTTTCACAGAAAGACCAACATCAATTGTTGAGCGTTTTATTACACCAGTTATGAAGGTTACAGAAGAATCTGATGGTGTGGTGTTGGAGGGTACTGAAAAGATGAAGATACTTTTTGATCGGGATAAATTAGATTTGACCATTCAAAGGAACGAATTTCTTAACCACCTTGGAGAAAGGGAAGAGTTTTATCAATTAGATTTTGCAGTTAAAGAGCTAAGGGAAGTTACACGTTTAGATTTTCGATTTGTATTTGGGGACTGA
- a CDS encoding SpoIIE family protein phosphatase — MDEQLNYAPSGFLSLSEDSVILSVNQTLCELLGYSSDQVIDQHVHTILPKSARIFYQLYFVPLVQIGKRVDELYISLEANNGTEIPVLVNAHKRVRDGRNVIDCIFIPIKKRNEYENVLLDTKKELETALLDKQKAVSDLQTALKSLEEKQKELLKLYEENQTFKIETKRELELARKIQKTALTDRILNEYIHIESHYKASNELSGDIYGIYQIDKYRYGIIILDVMGHGISSAMITMSLQSLFQRLISVDGNPQTVVKELDQYLHNLFQNSEQSMYYCTFIYLLIDTAAQKIDFINGGHPPAFLQDSTGIQEIHSSFPPIGTFEGIEFKTTSIPYQRGSRILLYTDGVTDPFGFNHLKPLLLDNKDIPLSNLKEKIIQSMDSTEFAYHESDDQCFLLIDLF, encoded by the coding sequence ATGGATGAACAGTTGAACTACGCACCAAGTGGATTTCTATCATTATCCGAAGATAGCGTAATTCTATCAGTTAATCAAACTCTATGCGAGTTACTCGGTTATTCTTCCGATCAGGTAATAGATCAGCATGTACATACAATTTTACCTAAATCAGCACGAATATTTTATCAACTATATTTTGTGCCACTTGTTCAAATTGGAAAAAGAGTGGATGAATTGTATATTTCTCTAGAAGCAAACAATGGAACAGAAATTCCTGTGCTGGTAAATGCTCATAAAAGAGTACGTGATGGACGAAATGTTATAGATTGTATATTTATTCCGATAAAAAAACGAAATGAATATGAAAATGTTCTACTTGATACAAAAAAGGAATTAGAAACGGCTTTATTGGATAAACAGAAAGCGGTCTCTGACCTGCAAACTGCGTTAAAGTCATTGGAAGAAAAACAAAAGGAACTACTGAAATTATACGAGGAAAATCAAACGTTTAAAATTGAAACAAAAAGAGAATTAGAGCTTGCTAGAAAAATACAAAAAACAGCATTAACAGATCGAATATTAAATGAATATATACATATAGAATCTCATTATAAAGCTTCTAATGAACTATCCGGAGACATATACGGTATTTATCAGATTGACAAATACCGCTATGGAATAATTATTCTAGATGTAATGGGACATGGTATTTCTTCAGCAATGATTACAATGTCTCTTCAGTCATTGTTTCAGCGATTAATTTCAGTAGATGGAAATCCTCAAACTGTTGTGAAAGAGTTGGATCAATATCTTCACAATTTATTTCAAAATAGTGAACAGTCAATGTATTATTGTACATTTATTTACCTATTAATTGATACAGCTGCACAAAAGATAGACTTTATAAATGGGGGGCATCCTCCTGCATTTTTACAAGACTCTACAGGAATTCAAGAGATTCATTCATCATTTCCTCCCATTGGAACTTTTGAGGGTATAGAATTTAAAACAACATCAATCCCATATCAAAGAGGAAGTAGAATACTACTTTATACGGATGGTGTAACAGATCCCTTTGGGTTTAATCATTTAAAACCTTTGCTCTTAGACAATAAAGATATTCCTTTATCGAATTTAAAAGAAAAAATTATTCAGTCTATGGATAGTACAGAATTTGCTTACCATGAAAGTGATGATCAGTGTTTTTTATTAATAGATTTGTTTTAA
- a CDS encoding IS1182 family transposase: MFRNYTMNQLVLPLDLEVKLQKNDIAFHVHHLVESIPHEAFEPFLRNEGCPAYHPRMMLKIILCAYSQSVFSGRKIESLLKDSIRMMWLAQGYEPSYRTINRFRVQPEVKELIRQCFVQFRCQLIEEKLIDQEAIFIDGTKIEANANKFTFVWKKSVEKYHQSLIEKSNQLHHELLENEIIPEIERESDEQLSLEELTEVVQKVDDVVTAYDKQIEASSDVTERKALRNDRKYPKQIRKQLIDFVMRKKKYQQDLEILGARNSYSKTDPEATFMRMKDDYMKNGQLKAGYNVQIATEGQYSLAYSLFSNPTDTHTLIPFLDEIEQHYFELPKHLVADAGYGSEQNYNDILLNRKREALITYNMYLKEQKKKHKQNKFNPDNWQYDEETDTYTCPNQKRLEFQYHSVRNNRTGFKRNYKIYESEDCTGCPFRSSCTKAKEGNNRKIMVNEKWEQQKEYVRVKLSEEETSAIYRKRKIDVEPVFGFLKANLRFTRFSVRGKPKVENEMGLALMAVNLRKFTANN; this comes from the coding sequence ATGTTTAGAAATTATACCATGAATCAATTAGTTCTGCCTTTAGATTTAGAAGTAAAATTACAAAAAAATGATATCGCCTTCCATGTCCATCATTTAGTTGAAAGTATTCCTCATGAAGCGTTCGAACCATTTCTTCGAAATGAGGGTTGCCCTGCCTATCATCCACGCATGATGCTAAAAATTATCTTATGCGCCTACTCACAATCTGTTTTTTCAGGACGTAAAATTGAATCCCTATTAAAAGACAGTATCCGTATGATGTGGTTAGCTCAAGGATATGAACCCAGCTACCGTACAATCAACCGATTCCGTGTTCAACCAGAAGTGAAAGAATTAATTCGCCAGTGTTTCGTCCAATTCCGTTGTCAATTAATTGAAGAAAAACTTATCGATCAAGAAGCGATTTTTATCGATGGTACAAAGATTGAAGCGAATGCGAATAAATTTACGTTTGTCTGGAAGAAATCGGTTGAGAAATATCATCAAAGTTTAATTGAAAAGTCAAACCAGCTACACCATGAGCTACTTGAGAACGAAATCATACCTGAAATTGAACGTGAAAGCGATGAACAGTTATCATTAGAAGAGCTCACTGAAGTTGTTCAAAAAGTGGACGATGTCGTAACCGCATATGATAAACAAATTGAAGCATCGTCAGACGTTACAGAACGAAAAGCTTTAAGAAATGATCGTAAATACCCAAAACAAATCCGTAAACAGTTGATTGATTTTGTCATGAGAAAAAAGAAATACCAACAAGACCTTGAAATCCTTGGTGCGCGGAATAGCTATTCTAAAACAGATCCAGAAGCAACATTTATGCGAATGAAAGACGATTATATGAAAAATGGACAATTGAAGGCAGGTTATAATGTACAAATCGCCACGGAAGGTCAATACTCGCTTGCCTATAGTTTATTTTCTAACCCAACAGATACGCATACGTTAATTCCATTTCTAGATGAGATTGAGCAGCATTATTTCGAGTTGCCAAAACACCTTGTCGCAGATGCAGGTTATGGTAGTGAACAAAACTATAATGATATCCTTTTGAACAGAAAACGAGAAGCACTTATTACGTATAATATGTATTTGAAAGAACAAAAGAAAAAGCACAAACAAAACAAATTTAATCCCGACAACTGGCAGTATGATGAGGAAACAGATACATATACATGCCCTAATCAGAAACGCCTTGAATTTCAATATCATTCTGTCCGTAATAACCGTACAGGCTTCAAACGGAATTATAAAATCTATGAATCTGAGGACTGTACAGGATGCCCATTCCGTTCATCATGTACAAAAGCAAAAGAAGGTAACAATCGAAAAATAATGGTGAATGAAAAATGGGAACAGCAAAAAGAATATGTAAGAGTGAAGCTTTCAGAAGAAGAAACGAGTGCCATCTATCGAAAACGTAAAATCGATGTGGAACCAGTTTTTGGATTCTTGAAGGCCAATTTGCGTTTCACTCGATTTTCGGTACGAGGAAAACCGAAGGTTGAAAACGAAATGGGACTCGCGTTAATGGCAGTGAATTTAAGAAAATTCACTGCCAACAACTAA
- a CDS encoding AraC family transcriptional regulator, translated as MLDVLLKIDENVVMNLRSEVYEMRAPKPYDIEYIAKLLFESFKVPIKFIDSKDKVLYTFTSVSSINPLYSTEYFTELINQKCKNSNIPFLAGNQFLENFIMMSMETDGEEIGKFIIGPSISRKLPEEVIDGLLHDYSKITGKQELIFYYESLPVIHKEQLLLISKMLFFLLYNERLNSNEVKYQQQELNIEIPKNPPELEVSRRREEQSFHPPEFYEIEMLQCIREGRKEDLVSILGKRKLGEAGILAKKSYVRSQKNLAICGITLATRAAIEGGLEWDFARTLSDVYIQNIEDAIDVNSVNNVRDESFFDLAERVQKSNQAKYSEMINQSFRYIYKHLYDNISITQIADFVGVSPVHLSSQFKKEVGQTLKNYIQQEKIEEAKKLIILTDTSFLNISVLLNFNDQSYFTKVFRKVTGLTPKQYKDRGNLI; from the coding sequence ATGCTTGACGTTCTCTTGAAAATTGATGAAAATGTTGTCATGAATTTAAGAAGTGAGGTATATGAAATGCGAGCTCCAAAACCATATGACATAGAATATATAGCCAAACTTTTATTTGAATCGTTTAAGGTTCCAATCAAATTTATAGATTCAAAGGATAAGGTTTTATATACCTTTACAAGTGTATCATCAATAAATCCCTTATATTCAACTGAGTATTTTACAGAATTAATAAATCAAAAATGTAAAAATTCTAATATCCCTTTTTTAGCAGGAAACCAATTTCTTGAAAATTTTATTATGATGTCGATGGAAACAGATGGAGAAGAAATAGGAAAGTTTATTATTGGCCCTTCAATATCTCGTAAGCTACCTGAGGAGGTAATTGACGGACTATTACATGACTATTCAAAAATAACAGGAAAACAAGAGCTCATTTTTTATTATGAAAGCCTCCCGGTGATTCATAAGGAACAGCTACTTTTGATAAGTAAAATGTTATTTTTTCTACTGTATAACGAACGTTTGAATTCGAACGAAGTGAAATATCAACAACAAGAACTGAATATCGAAATACCGAAAAATCCTCCCGAATTGGAGGTCTCTAGACGTCGGGAAGAGCAATCCTTTCATCCTCCTGAGTTCTACGAAATAGAAATGCTTCAATGTATTAGAGAAGGGCGAAAGGAAGATTTGGTGAGCATCCTAGGTAAGAGAAAATTAGGAGAAGCAGGGATATTAGCAAAAAAAAGTTATGTAAGAAGTCAAAAGAATTTGGCGATTTGTGGAATAACCTTGGCTACCAGAGCAGCAATAGAAGGCGGGTTGGAATGGGATTTTGCAAGAACGTTAAGTGATGTCTATATACAGAATATTGAAGATGCGATAGATGTGAATAGTGTAAATAACGTACGGGACGAATCATTCTTTGACTTGGCAGAACGTGTTCAGAAGAGCAATCAAGCAAAGTATTCAGAAATGATCAATCAATCTTTTCGATATATTTACAAGCATTTATATGACAATATTAGCATTACACAGATAGCAGATTTTGTTGGGGTAAGTCCAGTCCATTTATCTTCACAATTTAAAAAGGAGGTTGGACAAACGTTAAAAAATTATATCCAACAGGAAAAGATTGAAGAAGCTAAGAAATTAATAATATTGACGGACACATCGTTTTTAAATATTAGTGTTTTGTTAAACTTTAATGATCAAAGTTATTTCACTAAGGTATTTCGAAAGGTAACAGGCCTCACCCCCAAACAATATAAAGATAGAGGAAATTTAATTTAA
- a CDS encoding helix-turn-helix domain-containing protein, with protein MGVFFDNLIPNWHTQKEKIDYNVFILVVKGKVNYSINGEQIIAEKGDLVFIPSGTLRGAKNHESGEHQKYTVAFTMDENVNSSNPFPINKKFHKIKTRNPEYVKHRFERLFVDSRGDRKFRSYICVGILQELLGMFARELDNPTVTPSKVKYTSIVENYLLENYRKNIEIEQLAKLINRSPSYTISIFKELMGQSPIRYIHQLRIIEACNLLLNTDMTIVAISDYLGYYDPSYFSRMFKKLTAMSPKEFAMYGHQVEVAALFS; from the coding sequence ATGGGAGTTTTCTTTGATAATTTAATTCCAAATTGGCATACACAAAAAGAAAAAATTGATTACAATGTTTTTATTTTAGTAGTAAAAGGAAAAGTCAACTATTCAATAAATGGAGAACAGATTATTGCTGAAAAAGGAGATCTCGTTTTTATTCCCTCTGGAACCTTACGTGGAGCAAAGAATCATGAATCTGGTGAGCATCAAAAATACACTGTTGCGTTTACAATGGATGAAAATGTAAACTCTTCAAATCCATTTCCTATTAATAAAAAATTTCATAAAATTAAAACAAGGAACCCCGAATATGTAAAGCATCGTTTTGAGAGATTATTCGTCGATAGTAGAGGTGATAGAAAATTCCGATCCTATATATGTGTCGGAATACTTCAGGAATTACTTGGAATGTTTGCACGAGAACTAGATAACCCTACAGTTACACCAAGCAAGGTAAAATACACGTCTATCGTTGAGAACTACTTATTAGAAAATTATCGTAAAAACATTGAAATTGAACAGCTGGCAAAGTTGATTAACCGATCACCAAGTTACACTATATCAATCTTTAAGGAACTAATGGGTCAATCTCCCATTAGATATATCCATCAATTAAGAATTATTGAAGCATGTAATCTCTTATTAAATACCGATATGACAATCGTAGCTATTTCTGATTATCTCGGATACTATGATCCTTCCTATTTTTCTCGCATGTTCAAAAAATTAACTGCTATGTCTCCTAAAGAATTTGCTATGTATGGACATCAGGTTGAGGTTGCTGCTTTATTTTCATAA
- a CDS encoding ThuA domain-containing protein → MKKVFALIGDYYHQKENISLSLNKTIKMFQEVEVEYIKAEQLEVKLLEQPDVVVLYKANKLNPIDENVEFWMDDKLEEKVCQYVQQGGGWFVWHSGLSSYESLGKYYEMVRGKFDFHPSEHELVSYQPTGEPAIVKDHFVLLDEHYFVTCDEANTNVFLRAVSPKGNTIAGWTHAYGGGRVVCLTPAHTKEGLINIEMMNILANSLKLLGLS, encoded by the coding sequence ATGAAGAAAGTGTTTGCACTTATAGGTGACTATTATCATCAGAAAGAGAACATCTCACTTTCACTTAATAAAACAATAAAAATGTTCCAAGAGGTAGAAGTAGAGTATATTAAGGCAGAACAATTAGAAGTAAAATTACTGGAACAGCCAGATGTTGTTGTCCTATACAAAGCGAATAAGCTAAACCCTATAGATGAAAATGTTGAATTCTGGATGGATGACAAACTTGAGGAGAAAGTTTGTCAATATGTACAACAAGGTGGCGGTTGGTTTGTATGGCACTCGGGATTGTCATCATATGAATCTCTAGGAAAGTATTATGAAATGGTTCGAGGCAAATTTGATTTTCACCCCAGTGAGCACGAGCTTGTCAGTTATCAACCAACAGGTGAACCTGCGATCGTAAAAGACCATTTTGTGCTACTTGATGAACATTATTTTGTTACTTGTGATGAAGCCAACACAAACGTATTTCTAAGAGCAGTTTCACCTAAAGGAAACACTATTGCAGGTTGGACGCATGCCTATGGTGGTGGGCGTGTAGTATGCTTGACACCTGCACATACAAAAGAAGGCTTAATAAATATTGAAATGATGAACATACTCGCAAACTCTCTAAAATTACTAGGTTTATCGTGA
- a CDS encoding sulfatase-like hydrolase/transferase, translated as MTQKQPHIIIFNPDQWRSDVMGHLGNQAAVTPNLDALVEKEGVSFANAYCQNPVCTPSRCSFMSGWYPHVKGNRTIFHMMQTEDPVLLRTLKQNGYHVWWGGKNDLIPQNADFSEYCDEKFVPDQTMKLTSATLNDNWRGEPDSPDYYSFYGGKLEEGHGLQGFADYDWGYIHGAIDRIKNAPEDKPLCIYLPLMYPHPPYVVEEPWFSMIDRNKLPERVKPPENFEGKPCMLKGIADIQNMESWPEEKWDELRATYYGMCARVDHQFGMIMDALKEAGIYDDTAIFFFSDHGDYTGDFNIVEKNQNTFEDSLSGVPFIVKLPSSHKVEPGVRDALVELIDFPATVEDLVGIQPEHTHFGQSLIPLIAGEVNEHRDAVFCQGGRLHGETHCMELEATDQQQPGALYYPRLKMQRSEGPEHTKAIMVRTKDYKYVKRLYEQDEFYDLKEDPNEVENRINEQKYTDIISALKERLLTFYVETSDVVRHQPDVRF; from the coding sequence ATGACTCAAAAGCAACCACATATCATTATTTTCAACCCAGATCAATGGAGAAGCGATGTCATGGGACATTTAGGAAATCAAGCAGCTGTTACTCCGAATCTTGATGCCTTAGTAGAAAAGGAGGGCGTATCTTTTGCGAACGCTTACTGCCAGAACCCTGTCTGCACACCAAGTCGCTGTTCGTTTATGAGCGGATGGTATCCGCATGTAAAAGGGAACAGAACAATTTTCCATATGATGCAGACGGAAGATCCTGTTCTATTGCGCACACTCAAACAAAACGGTTACCATGTTTGGTGGGGAGGAAAAAATGACTTAATCCCACAAAATGCAGACTTTTCGGAATACTGTGACGAAAAATTTGTACCTGATCAAACGATGAAACTGACTTCTGCTACGTTAAATGATAATTGGCGTGGAGAACCGGATTCTCCTGATTATTATTCATTTTATGGAGGGAAACTTGAGGAAGGTCATGGCTTACAAGGTTTTGCAGATTATGATTGGGGGTATATACACGGAGCGATTGATCGGATTAAAAATGCTCCAGAAGATAAACCATTGTGTATTTACCTGCCACTAATGTATCCGCATCCACCTTATGTTGTGGAAGAACCATGGTTTAGTATGATTGATCGTAACAAACTTCCTGAAAGAGTGAAGCCACCTGAAAATTTTGAAGGGAAACCTTGTATGTTAAAGGGTATAGCTGACATTCAAAATATGGAATCCTGGCCTGAAGAAAAATGGGATGAACTAAGAGCAACGTACTACGGCATGTGTGCAAGAGTAGATCATCAGTTTGGGATGATTATGGATGCTTTAAAAGAAGCAGGTATATATGATGACACAGCCATATTTTTCTTTTCGGATCATGGTGACTATACAGGGGATTTTAATATAGTAGAAAAAAATCAAAACACATTTGAGGATAGTTTAAGTGGGGTACCATTTATCGTAAAATTACCTTCATCTCATAAGGTAGAACCAGGTGTAAGAGATGCACTAGTTGAATTAATAGATTTTCCAGCAACAGTAGAAGATCTGGTAGGGATTCAACCAGAGCACACTCATTTTGGACAATCACTCATTCCTTTAATAGCTGGTGAAGTAAATGAACATCGAGATGCAGTATTCTGTCAAGGTGGAAGATTACACGGAGAAACCCATTGTATGGAACTAGAAGCCACTGATCAACAACAACCTGGAGCTCTTTACTATCCAAGGTTGAAAATGCAGCGTAGTGAAGGACCGGAACACACGAAAGCAATCATGGTACGAACAAAGGACTATAAGTATGTTAAACGATTATATGAACAGGATGAGTTCTATGATCTAAAAGAAGATCCAAATGAAGTAGAAAACCGGATCAATGAGCAAAAGTATACTGATATTATATCTGCATTAAAAGAGAGGCTTTTAACTTTTTATGTAGAAACATCAGATGTAGTTCGTCATCAACCGGATGTTAGGTTTTAA
- a CDS encoding MFS transporter — translation MSMQHATVQDQSMNLKPQKAGLKMSIQYAIGNFGLNLFFMVISSYLLYFYTDVFGISAAAAGTLFLITRLIDGITDVTAGIIVDVTNSRWGKFRPYILFGAVPLAISGVLCFTVPNFSDTGMLVYAYATYIFFGLMYTVVNIPYSSMMTVITQDYQERSTLSSIKVVFGTVATLIATSATLPFVKSFSSESTGFLVVSGIFGIVTIITLIITFFGTKGIERNEQVKNSANKEKYTFAAKAKVIGSNFPLLIILIFIVTNTISFTIQNGAMLFFFKYNYGNVGMFAIYSLVTLAITSMFVIISPLFVKWMGKRNLAIVSQIITSLGMLGLYFYHSSNLSIFLFGGIAAVGMGLSRPLLWAMVPDTVEYGEWKTGLRAEGLIYSAFIFTQKVGMAIGGALSGIILASTGYIANATQTPEALHGILFSVTIVPVIASVIGIIAMIFHNLDSDKYASIVAEIKARKI, via the coding sequence ATGAGCATGCAACACGCAACAGTCCAAGACCAATCAATGAATCTTAAGCCACAAAAAGCAGGATTAAAAATGTCAATTCAATATGCTATTGGTAACTTTGGTTTAAATCTTTTCTTTATGGTGATTTCATCATACTTACTTTATTTCTACACAGATGTATTTGGGATATCAGCAGCAGCGGCAGGAACATTATTTTTAATTACAAGATTAATTGATGGGATTACGGATGTTACTGCAGGAATCATTGTAGATGTGACAAACAGCAGGTGGGGTAAATTCAGACCATATATATTATTTGGAGCAGTCCCTTTGGCTATTTCAGGTGTATTATGTTTTACAGTACCAAATTTTAGTGACACAGGTATGCTTGTTTACGCTTATGCAACATATATATTTTTTGGGTTAATGTATACAGTTGTTAATATTCCATACAGCTCTATGATGACTGTTATTACACAGGATTATCAAGAAAGATCCACTCTATCATCTATTAAAGTTGTTTTTGGAACCGTTGCTACACTCATCGCAACAAGTGCTACTTTACCATTTGTTAAGTCCTTTTCATCAGAAAGTACTGGTTTTTTAGTCGTATCCGGAATTTTTGGAATTGTAACGATTATTACGTTGATCATCACATTTTTTGGAACAAAAGGCATTGAGAGAAATGAACAGGTAAAGAATTCTGCCAATAAAGAAAAGTATACATTTGCAGCAAAAGCAAAGGTGATTGGATCAAATTTTCCTTTATTGATTATCTTGATTTTTATTGTCACAAATACCATTTCATTTACGATTCAAAATGGAGCAATGCTATTTTTCTTTAAGTATAACTATGGAAATGTTGGCATGTTTGCGATTTATTCACTAGTAACACTTGCGATCACATCAATGTTTGTAATCATTAGTCCATTATTTGTTAAGTGGATGGGAAAAAGGAACTTAGCGATAGTAAGTCAAATCATCACTTCTTTAGGGATGTTAGGTCTATATTTCTATCATTCAAGCAATCTTTCAATCTTCTTATTTGGTGGGATCGCCGCTGTAGGTATGGGACTATCTAGGCCGTTATTATGGGCAATGGTTCCTGATACGGTTGAATATGGGGAATGGAAAACAGGACTCAGAGCTGAAGGGTTAATTTATTCTGCTTTTATCTTTACTCAAAAGGTAGGAATGGCGATTGGTGGTGCATTATCGGGAATTATCTTAGCTTCAACAGGTTATATTGCAAACGCTACCCAGACTCCTGAAGCACTTCATGGTATTTTATTCTCAGTCACGATCGTACCTGTCATTGCATCAGTCATCGGTATTATTGCTATGATCTTTCACAATTTAGACAGCGATAAGTATGCGAGCATTGTAGCAGAAATTAAAGCACGAAAAATTTAA